One Campylobacter concisus genomic region harbors:
- a CDS encoding TrmH family RNA methyltransferase: MIIYGKQLFLHILNKRPQILEEIYLSKECDKKLFSKICGTGKKIIRLDNQKAQSLARGGNHQGFLANVSEFEFSDIAGLKKLNFIAILYGISDVGNIGAIARSAYALGCEGLVVVAKSINMQGVLRSSSGAAYEIPIAIFEDGLSLLNELKQFGFKIYATASNGKNVKEMKFAGKRALVMGSEGEGIPQKALVKCDECIGIKLKEGWDSLNVSAAFAIICDRMIDE, encoded by the coding sequence ATGATAATATACGGAAAACAACTATTTTTACATATTTTGAACAAGCGACCACAGATACTAGAAGAGATATATCTCTCAAAGGAGTGTGACAAAAAACTCTTCTCTAAAATTTGTGGCACAGGCAAAAAAATTATTCGCTTGGATAATCAAAAAGCACAGTCTTTAGCTCGCGGTGGAAACCATCAAGGTTTTTTAGCGAATGTTAGTGAGTTTGAATTTTCAGACATTGCTGGGCTTAAAAAGCTAAATTTTATCGCCATTCTTTACGGCATAAGCGATGTTGGCAATATCGGTGCTATCGCTAGAAGTGCCTATGCTCTAGGCTGTGAGGGTCTTGTGGTAGTGGCAAAAAGTATAAATATGCAAGGCGTTTTAAGATCAAGTAGTGGCGCTGCTTATGAGATACCAATAGCGATTTTTGAAGATGGGCTTAGTTTGCTAAATGAACTAAAGCAATTTGGTTTTAAAATTTATGCAACAGCAAGTAATGGAAAAAACGTAAAAGAGATGAAGTTTGCCGGCAAGAGAGCTTTGGTGATGGGCTCAGAGGGCGAAGGCATACCGCAAAAGGCTCTAGTAAAGTGTGATGAGTGTATTGGTATAAAGTTAAAAGAGGGCTGGGACTCCTTAAATGTAAGTGCAGCTTTTGCAATAATTTGTGACAGGATGATAGATGAGTGA
- a CDS encoding phosphatidylglycerophosphate synthase, whose translation MSELENLKEIGIKEISRKTHIEPTFLQYIFDKNFEKLSRLNIRGYAKILQREYDVDLSELLAEYDAFMQENTPDESHKTKVTPKISSYTPKDITIQRQSGSGGAGFLFWLIILAIIAGGAYHFDAYKYIENFLSFLNDENKSVSYSQSSIVNEVKKNIIDTNITISQNSPKIEANASNLKISAPVEQNVTTSPANMEQNAVKPSMVAQSAPKIEQNITKPLNEAVITPKQRVWIGIINLENGQKVSNDTSKSININLDQRQLVVCGNGNIELKIGDKVTKYNPSRPARFLVENGEMKFVSYDEFVELNKGKSW comes from the coding sequence ATGAGTGAATTAGAGAATTTAAAAGAGATAGGTATAAAGGAAATTTCACGTAAAACGCATATTGAGCCTACATTTTTACAATATATTTTTGATAAAAATTTTGAAAAATTATCACGTTTAAATATTAGGGGCTATGCCAAGATTTTGCAACGTGAATATGATGTTGATTTGAGCGAGTTACTCGCTGAATACGATGCCTTTATGCAAGAAAACACTCCAGATGAGAGTCACAAAACTAAAGTTACTCCAAAAATTTCTTCTTACACTCCAAAAGATATTACCATACAAAGACAAAGCGGTAGTGGCGGTGCTGGATTTTTATTTTGGCTCATCATTTTAGCTATTATTGCTGGTGGGGCATATCATTTTGATGCTTACAAATATATCGAGAATTTTTTATCGTTTTTAAATGATGAGAATAAAAGCGTGAGCTATTCGCAGTCAAGCATAGTAAATGAGGTGAAGAAAAATATCATCGATACAAATATCACCATCTCTCAAAATAGCCCTAAAATAGAGGCAAACGCATCAAACTTGAAAATTTCAGCTCCAGTTGAGCAAAATGTGACAACAAGTCCTGCAAACATGGAGCAAAACGCTGTTAAGCCAAGCATGGTGGCTCAGTCAGCTCCTAAGATAGAGCAAAACATTACAAAGCCACTAAATGAGGCGGTCATTACACCAAAACAACGCGTCTGGATAGGCATCATTAATCTTGAAAATGGTCAAAAAGTATCAAACGACACAAGCAAAAGCATAAATATAAATTTAGACCAAAGGCAGCTCGTAGTTTGTGGAAATGGCAACATTGAGCTAAAGATCGGCGATAAGGTGACAAAATATAATCCAAGCCGTCCAGCTAGATTTTTAGTAGAAAATGGAGAGATGAAATTTGTGAGCTATGATGAGTTTGTAGAACTTAACAAGGGCAAATCTTGGTAA